One genomic segment of Drosophila melanogaster chromosome 3L includes these proteins:
- the Vps11 gene encoding vacuolar protein sorting 11, protein MDISVFEWKKVDLFNIIVVPFVKIPNTAEISCYCFPESKSSTEERNIKLVICDKNRNILIYLSNWECITFKSPSTRKAIALCSLTSNNSLATVTPDINNGIHIDIFDLNRLTKKQAAPIIASAYTQPSSTPLCLNADVIDDKLFALAIGLGNGDILLHYGKITKNFSANIRQHTVSGNAVNGIHFDFKTQPLDTTQIMFVTCVQGVYCFMLKEKCIMDTKFVLDNDKGNLNYRSIMCKAGGGEINDSMLVVGRADAVYCYTPEGRGPCFAIEGAKECLAWVGHYLIVGVKNSNLKQNATTLIVLDTENKIIVFQRQFQELFYVISENNFCYIVTNSGDTDACNMLMLEKNSIDVNIRLLVEKHMYNIALRLLHREGYTSSPETALVRFQYGNHLLQKGDFSRATQEFIKTIGFIKPYAVISKLLYSRYNTYLLNYLTEWKKKNESSSCHTRLIECCIKRDQIEHEMQQDDFKHYKSPAKIKHLATLSKMYFACTPSNQVPVEEEHLLHQLLEYGPASLAVDLTTYLNNITFENVKESKNILSFCSILADHNDYCAKMLAKIIEAFPVCDEKLLFYLLVFYFKLWRLDKVTSSFVSDFIKTHSLRMDKTIIVSRLYTFFNVTQRIHGHQKNTGTLHNETIDKCIENLIKNNPDVALNENLSKRSFLMMLKSSCSTEEIKAIKIKPIFKDRLLRSIVDSANELKLVENFNEKIKRSRSMLSLYTNNPIEFRNDKCDICREMLSMQSIYFLCQHSFHEECLNYKSTKRQEKFLCIICKTRNLLSPKHSSNFSCDSSDTIAVLAKIVSIGNKLETKLMIRGRQKSDGVTCNPFN, encoded by the coding sequence ATGGATATAAGTGTCTTTGAATGGAAGAAAGTGGATCTTTTCAATATAATCGTCGTACCATTTGTAAAAATTCCGAACACGGCAGAAATATCGTGCTACTGCTTTCCCGAATCAAAATCAAGCACTGaggaaagaaatataaaattagtaaTTTGTGATAAGAACAGAAATATTCTTATTTACCTTTCAAATTGGGAGTGTATTACCTTCAAATCTCCATCCACGCGGAAAGCTATTGCTCTTTGTTCCCTTACCAGCAATAACAGCCTTGCGACTGTCACACCGGATATCAATAATGGTATTCACATTGATATATTTGACCTTAATAGATTAACAAAAAAGCAAGCAGCTCCAATAATTGCATCTGCATATACTCAGCCTTCAAGTACGCCCTTATGCCTCAACGCAGACGTCATTGACGATAAATTGTTTGCGTTGGCGATAGGATTGGGAAATGGTGATATTCTTTTGCATTATggaaaaatcacaaaaaattTTTCTGCAAATATTCGCCAACATACTGTTTCTGGAAACGCAGTCAATGGAATACATTTTGATTTCAAAACACAACCTTTAGATACAACTCAAATAATGTTTGTGACATGTGTTCAAGgagtttattgttttatgttaaaagagaAATGCATAATGGATACAAAATTTGTACTTGATAATGATAAAGGTAATCTTAATTACCGCAGTATAATGTGCAAGGCTGGAGGTGGCGAAATAAATGATTCAATGTTGGTTGTGGGACGGGCAGACGCTGTTTATTGCTACACTCCTGAGGGAAGGGGTCCTTGTTTTGCTATCGAAGGAGCAAAGGAATGCCTGGCTTGGGTAGGCCATTACCTAATCGTCGGCGTCAAAAATTCAAACTTAAAGCAGAATGCAACGACACTAATTGTTTTAGATacggaaaacaaaataatagtTTTTCAAAGGCAATTTCAGGAATTGTTTTATGTAATCagtgaaaacaatttttgttatattgttaCGAATTCTGGCGACACGGATGCTTGCAACATGTTAATGTTAGAAAAAAACAGCATAGATGTTAATATACGTCTCTTAGTTGAAAAACATATGTATAACATTGCATTGAGATTGTTGCATCGAGAAGGCTATACTTCATCGCCAGAAACTGCATTGGTACGATTTCAGTACGGAAATCACTTACTTCAAAAAGGCGACTTCAGTAGAGCTACTCAAGAATTTATTAAAACCATCGGTTTTATTAAACCGTATGCTGTCATTTCGAAGCTTTTATATTCCAGATACAATACTTATTTACTAAATTACTTGACtgaatggaaaaaaaagaatgagAGTTCAAGCTGTCATACAAGACTTATTGAATGCTGTATTAAGCGTGATCAAATTGAACATGAAATGCAGCAAGATGATTTCAAGCACTATAAAAGCCCTGCGAAAATAAAACATCTTGCAACCCtatcaaaaatgtatttcgcATGTACCCCGTCCAATCAGGTCCCAGTTGAAGAAGAGCATTTATTACATCAATTGCTAGAATATGGACCTGCATCTCTAGCAGTTGATCTCACtacttatttaaataatataacatttgaaaatgtaaaagaatcaaaaaatattctttcgttttgttCCATTTTAGCAGATCATAACGATTATTGCGCTAAAATGTTAGCTAAAATCATAGAAGCTTTTCCAGTCTGTGACGAAAAactattgttttatttgctggTCTTTTATTTCAAACTCTGGAGATTAGATAAAGTAACTTCAAGTTTTGTCTCAGATTTTATAAAGACACATAGCTTGCGGATGGACAAAACTATCATTGTAAGTAGgctttatacattttttaatgttACACAAAGAATACACGGCCATCAAAAAAATACAGGCACATTGCATAACGAAACAATAGACAAGTGCATTGAAAAcctaataaaaaataatccCGATGTGgctttaaatgaaaatttaagtaAAAGATCATTTCTCATGATGTTAAAAAGTTCTTGCTCTACtgaagaaataaaagcaataaagATAAAACCAATATTTAAGGATCGATTATTGCGAAGTATAGTTGATTCTGCAAATGAATTAAAGTTAGTTGAGAATTTCAACGAAAAGATTAAGAGGTCGAGATCCATGCTGTCTCTCTATACAAACAATCCAATCGAGTTTCGTAATGATAAATGTGACATCTGTCGTGAAATGTTAAGTATGCAGtccatttattttctttgtcaACATTCCTTTCATGAAGAATGCCTCAATTACAAATCGACCAAACGCCaagaaaagtttttatgtattatatGTAAAACAAGAAATTTGTTAAGTCCAAAACATTCTTCCAATTTTTCCTGTGATTCTTCAGATACTATTGCAGTACTTGCAAAAATAGTTTCTATAGGAAATAAGTTAGAAACTAAACTTATGATAAGAGGACGGCAAAAAAGCGATGGCGTTACTTGTAAcccttttaattaa